A stretch of Paenibacillus mucilaginosus 3016 DNA encodes these proteins:
- a CDS encoding carbohydrate ABC transporter permease, protein MSIENRTVGSKLFNAANASLLLLFSLITVIPFLYILAVSFTSPAEVVKGGLLLFPKEFTFAAYQYIFSTDTMMRAILVSVYITVFGTAINLFFTSITAYPLARSTLKGRRTILLLVLITMLFSGGMIPTYFVVKAFGMINTYWSLMIPTAISAFNLIVLKNFFQQIPDGLEDAARIDGCSDLGILFRIVLPLSLPAMATFGLFYAVGHWNTYFNAVMYINDSVKFPVQIVLRQIVLLSQDQIGDSTTQQDPEDYLPQTIRMASIVIATVPILLVYPFLQKHFAKGVMLGSVKG, encoded by the coding sequence GTGTCCATTGAGAACCGGACGGTCGGCAGCAAGCTGTTCAATGCGGCCAATGCTTCCCTGCTGCTGCTCTTTTCGCTGATTACCGTGATTCCATTCCTGTACATTCTTGCCGTATCGTTTACCTCCCCGGCGGAGGTGGTTAAGGGAGGGCTGCTGCTGTTCCCGAAGGAATTCACCTTTGCGGCCTATCAGTATATTTTCTCGACGGATACGATGATGAGAGCCATCCTGGTTTCGGTCTATATCACCGTGTTCGGAACCGCGATCAATCTGTTCTTCACCTCCATCACGGCGTATCCTCTGGCACGCAGCACACTGAAGGGCAGGCGGACGATCCTGCTTCTGGTCCTGATCACGATGCTGTTCAGCGGGGGGATGATCCCGACCTATTTTGTCGTCAAAGCGTTCGGCATGATCAATACGTATTGGTCGCTGATGATCCCTACGGCGATCAGCGCCTTTAATCTGATCGTACTGAAGAACTTCTTCCAGCAGATTCCCGACGGGCTGGAGGACGCGGCCAGAATCGACGGCTGCAGCGATCTGGGGATTCTGTTCCGCATCGTGCTGCCCTTATCCCTGCCGGCTATGGCGACCTTCGGCCTGTTCTATGCGGTGGGCCACTGGAACACCTACTTCAACGCCGTTATGTACATTAACGATTCCGTGAAGTTTCCGGTCCAGATTGTTCTCCGGCAGATTGTGCTGCTCTCGCAGGACCAGATCGGGGATTCCACCACGCAGCAGGACCCGGAGGATTATTTGCCGCAGACGATCCGTATGGCTTCGATCGTCATTGCGACGGTGCCGATCCTGCTCGTCTACCCGTTTCTTCAGAAGCACTTTGCGAAAGGCGTTATGCTGGGATCGGTCAAGGGATAG
- the nikE gene encoding nickel import ATP-binding protein NikE yields MTLLQVNEVTHAYASSSLFRRSKRDTNILSGVSLRIEEGTCLGLLGASGAGKSTLGRVILGLEKPKQGQVLFQGHDLYAVDSKIRRQLRRDLQVVFQDCYSSVNPRMTAEQIIGEPLGNYESLSPQEQKRAVGELLERVGLSAKDGGKYPHQFSGGQLQRINIARAIALKPKMIVLDEAVSSLDMVHQTNILRLLSDLRSAFGLSYLFITHDIKAAYTIADALAVMEKGQVAEYCERKEQFLLSPHPAVRSLLGSMLSEHPRYRSRERLS; encoded by the coding sequence TTGACACTGCTTCAAGTGAACGAGGTAACGCATGCGTACGCCTCTTCCTCTTTGTTCAGACGTTCCAAGCGGGACACGAATATACTGTCGGGCGTATCGCTTCGGATCGAAGAAGGGACATGTCTCGGGCTTCTGGGAGCGAGCGGGGCCGGCAAGAGTACGCTGGGCCGGGTCATTCTCGGGTTGGAGAAGCCGAAGCAGGGCCAGGTTCTCTTTCAGGGACACGATCTGTATGCGGTGGATTCCAAAATACGCAGGCAGCTGCGCCGGGATCTCCAGGTGGTGTTCCAGGATTGTTACTCCTCGGTGAACCCCAGGATGACGGCCGAGCAAATCATCGGTGAGCCGCTCGGCAATTATGAATCCTTGTCGCCCCAGGAGCAAAAACGGGCCGTCGGAGAGCTGCTGGAGCGTGTCGGATTAAGCGCCAAGGATGGGGGGAAGTATCCTCATCAATTCAGCGGAGGCCAGCTGCAGCGAATCAATATCGCAAGGGCGATCGCCTTGAAGCCGAAGATGATCGTGCTGGACGAGGCGGTCAGCTCCCTGGATATGGTCCATCAGACGAATATTCTGCGTTTGCTGAGCGACCTGAGGTCCGCGTTTGGGCTGTCTTATCTGTTCATTACCCATGATATCAAAGCGGCTTATACGATTGCCGATGCACTGGCGGTGATGGAGAAGGGCCAGGTGGCCGAGTACTGCGAGCGTAAAGAGCAGTTTCTGCTGTCGCCTCACCCCGCGGTGAGAAGCTTGCTGGGGTCTATGCTTTCAGAGCATCCGCGTTACCGTTCCAGAGAGCGGTTGTCTTAG
- the nikD gene encoding nickel import ATP-binding protein NikD, which translates to MAEQTSPVLQVKDLKVTVKTEQGKLPLVHSIDFELKPGRVLGLVGESGSGKTVTSLALMQMLERKASEVEGSIRLNGRELNGRKEEDMRRIRGKEVALIMQNPMNAFSPVYPIGTQFIETIRTHTSLSKKQAAELACSAMSDVNLPHSSELLRKYPFELSGGMLQRVMIALSVCLNPSVIIADEPTTALDVTNQLQVLRLLDRVRQDHGTAILLISHDLGVIAEMADDVAVMQQGRIVEQADVFELFDHPKHAYTQTLLAARPMLQISPEMAHCIWS; encoded by the coding sequence GTGGCAGAACAAACAAGCCCTGTACTGCAGGTGAAGGATCTGAAGGTAACGGTCAAGACGGAGCAGGGGAAGCTGCCGCTTGTACATTCCATAGATTTTGAACTGAAACCGGGGCGTGTCCTTGGTCTTGTGGGAGAAAGCGGCAGCGGCAAAACCGTCACGTCGTTAGCTCTCATGCAGATGCTGGAGCGAAAAGCATCCGAGGTGGAAGGCAGCATTCGCTTGAACGGCCGCGAGCTGAACGGACGCAAAGAAGAGGACATGCGCCGGATCAGAGGGAAAGAGGTGGCGCTCATTATGCAGAATCCGATGAACGCCTTCTCGCCCGTCTATCCCATAGGCACCCAATTCATTGAAACGATTCGCACCCATACCAGCCTCAGTAAAAAGCAGGCGGCGGAGTTGGCCTGCAGTGCGATGTCGGACGTCAATCTGCCTCATTCTTCCGAGCTTCTGCGGAAGTACCCGTTCGAATTGAGCGGAGGCATGCTGCAGCGTGTGATGATCGCCCTGAGCGTATGCCTGAACCCATCGGTCATTATTGCGGATGAGCCGACTACCGCACTGGACGTGACGAATCAGCTTCAGGTATTGCGGCTGCTCGACAGGGTAAGGCAGGACCATGGGACAGCGATCCTCCTGATCTCTCATGATCTGGGGGTCATCGCTGAGATGGCCGATGATGTTGCGGTCATGCAGCAGGGCCGTATTGTGGAGCAGGCGGATGTGTTCGAGCTGTTCGATCACCCGAAGCATGCGTATACCCAAACCCTGCTGGCTGCAAGGCCCATGCTCCAAATCAGTCCGGAGATGGCCCATTGTATCTGGTCCTGA
- the nikC gene encoding nickel ABC transporter permease subunit NikC, whose product MIGGLRRGFKSQKAVAVCSIIIVFFFLVSVFAPWIAPHDPVHVNLAVKLQSPSWDYPLGTDQLGRCNLSRLLYGSRVSLGFASLIFICSLGLGLLVGTAAGYRGGWLDAVLMRFCEGVMAFPSLILVLGLVGILGPGLFQLVIALMMVQWVYYARMFRNLVVGLKDRNFITAARVSGSSQWQIIRRHMIPNILPPILVIGTLEMGWAIMDISAMSFLGLGIQPPTPEWGAMVNEGKSFIRNHPQLMLYPGLLIVVVVATFNLLGEALSERYGVKRRF is encoded by the coding sequence GTGATTGGCGGATTACGCAGAGGGTTCAAAAGTCAGAAGGCTGTCGCCGTATGCTCCATCATTATCGTGTTTTTCTTTCTCGTGAGTGTATTCGCCCCATGGATTGCACCCCACGATCCGGTTCATGTGAATTTGGCGGTCAAGCTGCAGAGTCCCTCATGGGACTACCCGCTGGGGACGGATCAGCTGGGCCGGTGCAATCTGTCGAGACTCCTGTATGGCTCGCGTGTTTCGTTAGGCTTTGCTTCCTTGATATTCATCTGTTCCCTGGGGCTCGGATTATTGGTGGGAACCGCGGCCGGGTACCGGGGCGGTTGGCTGGATGCCGTATTGATGCGGTTCTGCGAAGGGGTCATGGCGTTTCCGAGTCTGATCCTGGTATTGGGTCTGGTCGGCATCCTGGGTCCGGGCTTGTTTCAATTGGTGATTGCTTTGATGATGGTGCAGTGGGTGTATTATGCGCGCATGTTCCGTAATCTGGTGGTCGGTCTCAAGGACCGGAACTTCATTACGGCGGCACGGGTCAGCGGTTCCTCGCAGTGGCAGATCATCCGAAGGCATATGATTCCCAATATCCTGCCTCCGATTCTGGTCATCGGCACATTGGAGATGGGATGGGCGATCATGGATATCTCCGCCATGTCCTTCCTGGGCCTGGGCATTCAGCCTCCGACGCCGGAGTGGGGCGCCATGGTGAACGAAGGGAAATCATTCATACGCAATCATCCGCAGCTGATGCTCTATCCGGGCCTGCTGATCGTTGTTGTTGTAGCGACGTTCAATCTGCTTGGAGAGGCTTTGTCAGAGCGGTATGGCGTAAAACGACGTTTCTAA
- the nikB gene encoding nickel ABC transporter permease subunit NikB has protein sequence MAIYIGKRILSIVPIVLFASFLMFVMIKVGPVDPAEAYLAAAHIHPDDEVLAAKRHEFGLDQPLLVQYAQSVMKMCRLDFGTSYITNEPVWQEVVLKFPATIQLALCSILLAILVSVPIGFLSAIFKNGAVDYSSRVLSYIGACIPIFWLGYLLVYFFSVKLDWLPVEGRGTWQHLVLPSVTLALWLIAIYTRLLRTTVLEELQEAYVRYARTRGIKERVIMLKYVLRIAILPMITALGMNMGKLLTGAIIVEQVFSWPGFGRYFVQSIVNRDIPVIQCYVLLSVCIVVGCNLIVDLLQLYMDPRISRKGRADQ, from the coding sequence ATGGCCATCTATATCGGCAAACGAATTCTTTCCATTGTTCCCATTGTGCTGTTTGCCTCGTTTCTTATGTTTGTCATGATCAAAGTGGGACCCGTGGACCCGGCCGAAGCCTATCTCGCCGCGGCCCACATTCATCCCGACGATGAGGTGCTTGCTGCCAAGAGGCATGAATTCGGCCTGGATCAGCCCCTTCTTGTTCAATATGCTCAATCCGTGATGAAGATGTGCCGGCTCGATTTCGGCACATCTTATATTACGAATGAGCCCGTATGGCAGGAAGTGGTGCTGAAGTTCCCGGCCACGATTCAGCTTGCCCTGTGCAGTATTCTTCTAGCGATCCTCGTCAGTGTGCCGATCGGCTTTTTATCCGCGATTTTTAAAAACGGTGCGGTCGATTATTCGAGCAGGGTGCTTTCGTATATCGGCGCCTGTATTCCGATTTTTTGGCTTGGGTACTTATTGGTTTATTTCTTCTCGGTTAAGCTCGACTGGCTCCCCGTAGAAGGCAGAGGGACTTGGCAGCACCTCGTGCTGCCGTCGGTCACGCTGGCGCTGTGGCTCATCGCCATCTATACGCGCCTGCTCCGGACGACGGTGCTGGAGGAGCTGCAGGAAGCCTACGTGCGGTATGCCCGAACGAGAGGGATCAAAGAGAGAGTGATCATGCTGAAATATGTGCTGAGGATTGCCATCCTGCCTATGATCACGGCACTGGGCATGAACATGGGGAAATTATTGACGGGAGCTATCATCGTAGAGCAGGTATTCTCTTGGCCCGGGTTCGGGCGCTACTTCGTTCAATCGATTGTGAACCGCGATATTCCGGTGATCCAATGCTACGTGCTGCTGTCCGTCTGCATTGTGGTGGGATGCAACCTCATTGTGGATCTGCTCCAATTGTACATGGATCCCCGGATCTCACGGAAAGGCAGGGCTGACCAGTGA
- the nikA gene encoding nickel ABC transporter substrate-binding protein, which produces MFATKRKSLLLSMSLLLALSAAVAGCSTPKTENAGATAETAATGNKEETVTMAWPRDIGPMNPHLYNPSQLFAQSMIYEPLVAYKDGKIVPHLAESWTLSPDGKEYTFKLRSNVKFSDGTAFTAATVKKNFDAVLKNMKLHTWLGVISVLEKTEAVDDATFKMTLKEAYYPTLHDLAVVRPVRFLAESGFPDDGDTSKGVKNPIGTGPWMLGEYKKDESATFIPNPNYWGEKPKVDKVVVKVVPDAETRVLAFEKGDLDLIFGEGVISFDAYKQLEQTGKYEAKLSEPVGTRNLVLNTMNEKLADLRVRQALHQGFNKQAMVEGVTLGMEEKADNILPKNLPYANIDVKPVEYNVEQAKALLEEAGWKLSAGKTVREKDGKALELELLYDKADLTQKAMAETLQAEWAAIGVKLNITGVELTVYIQRRKANEFDMNFYSNFGAPYDPHSFMTGVVQKGFGLSDPLQALPMKAEIDQKIKEGMTTTDEKARTALFSSVLTTLQEQSSILPISYIKKLAVYQKDVSTVQFPSNRDEHPFYGIDTKE; this is translated from the coding sequence ATGTTTGCAACCAAGAGAAAGAGTCTGCTGCTCAGCATGTCTTTGCTTCTGGCCTTATCGGCCGCAGTCGCAGGCTGTTCTACACCGAAGACCGAGAATGCCGGAGCGACCGCCGAGACCGCTGCCACGGGGAATAAGGAAGAAACGGTAACGATGGCGTGGCCAAGGGATATCGGGCCGATGAATCCGCATCTGTATAACCCTTCCCAGCTGTTTGCCCAATCGATGATCTACGAGCCGCTGGTTGCGTATAAGGATGGGAAGATTGTCCCCCATCTGGCCGAATCCTGGACGCTTTCGCCGGATGGCAAGGAATACACATTCAAGCTCCGCAGCAATGTCAAATTCTCGGACGGCACCGCCTTTACGGCCGCCACCGTCAAGAAGAACTTTGATGCGGTGTTGAAAAATATGAAGTTACATACCTGGCTGGGCGTCATCAGCGTGCTCGAGAAGACGGAAGCGGTCGATGACGCTACGTTCAAGATGACGCTCAAAGAGGCGTATTATCCGACCCTGCACGATCTGGCTGTCGTGCGTCCCGTCCGGTTTCTTGCGGAATCGGGCTTTCCTGACGATGGCGACACCTCCAAGGGCGTGAAGAACCCGATCGGAACCGGGCCTTGGATGCTCGGTGAATACAAGAAGGATGAGTCTGCGACGTTTATCCCCAATCCGAACTATTGGGGAGAGAAGCCGAAGGTCGATAAGGTTGTCGTGAAAGTGGTTCCGGATGCGGAAACCCGTGTGCTGGCCTTCGAGAAGGGGGATCTGGATCTGATCTTCGGTGAAGGGGTGATCAGCTTCGACGCCTACAAGCAGCTGGAGCAGACAGGAAAATATGAGGCCAAGCTGTCCGAGCCGGTAGGCACCCGCAACCTGGTGCTCAACACGATGAACGAGAAGCTTGCGGATCTGCGGGTTCGCCAGGCGCTTCATCAAGGCTTCAATAAGCAGGCCATGGTGGAAGGCGTAACGCTGGGGATGGAAGAGAAGGCCGACAATATCCTGCCGAAGAACCTGCCTTATGCCAACATCGACGTCAAGCCGGTGGAGTACAATGTGGAGCAGGCGAAAGCGCTGCTGGAAGAAGCGGGCTGGAAGCTGTCCGCCGGAAAAACGGTTCGTGAAAAAGACGGGAAAGCGCTCGAGCTGGAATTGCTTTACGACAAGGCCGACTTAACGCAAAAAGCCATGGCCGAAACGCTGCAGGCCGAATGGGCTGCGATCGGCGTCAAGCTGAACATCACCGGCGTCGAATTAACGGTATACATTCAGCGCAGAAAAGCGAATGAATTCGATATGAATTTCTACTCCAACTTCGGGGCTCCGTATGACCCGCATTCCTTCATGACGGGAGTGGTGCAGAAGGGCTTCGGACTTTCCGATCCGCTGCAGGCCCTGCCTATGAAAGCGGAGATTGACCAGAAAATCAAGGAAGGCATGACCACAACGGATGAAAAGGCGCGTACCGCGTTGTTCAGTTCCGTGCTCACGACACTGCAGGAGCAGTCATCGATCCTTCCGATCTCTTATATCAAGAAGCTCGCTGTTTACCAGAAAGACGTGAGCACCGTTCAGTTCCCGTCGAATCGTGACGAGCATCCGTTCTACGGAATCGACACGAAGGAGTAA
- the cntE gene encoding staphylopine family metallophore export MFS transporter CntE gives MAVQGPFSPGQIKLYLLAVLFFSANAILTVILPLQSDAQGMEQGEIGLMMGAYMLTCMLFRPWAGQWLSRYGALAVMRILLLVHAVCLVLFAVTGTDSYLWLRALQGAVTAFFSMIMQLSMVTMLSAADRAQGMSLYTLSTMIPQLFGPMAALFLWETGEPSLYLGVMIALSVTTWLTGFLAPLPAAPLGEGSYTFREMLRSTAQLWHNRILLVCSVVMLLASCIFGAVSTFLPLYMEKTGTGHAGYYLMLQGLVVVVCRFVLRKHIPSDGSWHTGLIAGLLLSAAAGSQLLSLMESLGALVYVSAVCNGLAVAFLYPTLVTYLSFVLPSRSRAVLLGLFISSYDLGFSSGGLFMGMLAQRISYSGMFTFCAWLGLSAFLVVLMNKKRMSTSKAES, from the coding sequence GTGGCTGTTCAAGGTCCATTCTCACCCGGACAAATCAAGCTGTACCTGCTCGCCGTCTTATTCTTCTCGGCCAACGCGATTCTGACGGTCATTCTCCCCCTGCAAAGCGATGCCCAAGGAATGGAGCAGGGTGAAATCGGCCTGATGATGGGCGCTTATATGCTGACTTGTATGCTTTTCCGCCCCTGGGCCGGGCAGTGGCTCAGCCGGTACGGAGCGCTTGCGGTCATGCGCATCCTCCTGCTCGTTCACGCCGTCTGCCTGGTCCTGTTCGCCGTCACCGGCACCGACAGCTATCTATGGCTTCGCGCCCTGCAAGGGGCCGTTACCGCCTTCTTCTCCATGATCATGCAGCTGTCGATGGTCACGATGCTCTCTGCCGCGGACCGCGCCCAGGGCATGTCGCTCTATACGCTGTCCACCATGATCCCCCAGCTGTTTGGGCCCATGGCGGCCTTATTCCTATGGGAGACGGGAGAGCCTTCCCTGTACCTTGGGGTCATGATCGCTTTGAGCGTCACGACCTGGCTGACCGGCTTCCTGGCCCCGCTGCCCGCCGCCCCTTTGGGGGAGGGGTCTTATACCTTCCGGGAGATGCTCCGGTCGACAGCCCAGCTGTGGCACAACCGGATCCTGCTCGTCTGCTCCGTCGTGATGCTGCTCGCTTCCTGCATCTTCGGCGCCGTGTCCACTTTCCTGCCGCTGTATATGGAGAAGACCGGCACGGGGCATGCGGGCTATTATCTCATGCTGCAGGGCCTCGTCGTGGTGGTCTGCCGCTTCGTCCTGCGTAAGCACATCCCATCGGACGGGAGCTGGCATACCGGACTCATCGCGGGGCTCCTGCTGTCCGCGGCCGCCGGTTCCCAGCTCCTGTCCCTGATGGAGTCGCTTGGCGCCCTCGTGTATGTCTCGGCCGTATGCAACGGACTGGCAGTAGCCTTCCTGTATCCCACATTGGTCACTTATCTGTCCTTTGTGCTGCCTTCCCGCAGCCGAGCTGTCCTGCTGGGCCTGTTCATTTCATCCTATGATCTGGGCTTCTCTTCCGGGGGACTCTTCATGGGGATGCTCGCCCAAAGGATCAGCTACTCCGGCATGTTCACCTTTTGCGCGTGGCTGGGGTTATCCGCCTTCCTCGTCGTGCTTATGAACAAGAAGCGAATGAGCACATCGAAGGCGGAATCGTGA
- a CDS encoding xylulokinase, with the protein MSFDVKHAIESGKTVLGIELGSTRIKAVLIGEDHTAIASGSHDWENSYVNGIWTYSTEEIWKGIQDSYQKMAADVKQQYGVTLQKIGAIGFSGMMHGYMAFNQAGELLVPFRTWRNNITGPASETLTELFNYHIPQRWSIAHLYQAILNGEEHVAEIGFQTTLAGYIHWKLTGQKVLGVGEASGVFPIDIATKDYNAAMVNQFNELIASRNLPWKLEDILPQVLTAGASAGVLTEEGVKLLDVTGELQAGIPLCPPEGDAGTGMVATNSVAKRTGNVSAGTSVFAMVVLEKELSKAYGEIDLVTTPTGNLVAMAHSNNCSSDLNAWVGLFEEFGKAMGLNTDMNKLYGTLYNLALQGDPDCGGLLAYGYLSGEHMTHFEEGRPLFVRSSDSNFNLANFMRVHLFTALGALKIGMDILLKEENVQLDEILGHGGLFKTKGVGQRIMAAALNTPVSVMETAGEGGAWGIALLASYMINKSENETLEAYLSQKVFAGEAGETISPDPKDVEGFEVFMGRYKSGLAIERAAVEYLK; encoded by the coding sequence ATGAGTTTTGATGTGAAACATGCCATCGAGAGCGGCAAAACAGTACTTGGTATTGAGCTTGGTTCCACTCGGATTAAAGCGGTTCTTATTGGTGAAGATCATACCGCCATCGCATCGGGCAGCCACGACTGGGAGAACAGCTATGTGAACGGCATCTGGACTTACAGCACGGAGGAAATTTGGAAGGGCATACAGGACAGCTACCAGAAGATGGCTGCCGACGTGAAGCAGCAGTATGGCGTCACCCTGCAGAAGATCGGAGCGATCGGTTTCAGCGGCATGATGCACGGCTATATGGCGTTCAACCAAGCGGGAGAGCTTCTGGTTCCTTTCCGCACCTGGAGAAACAATATCACCGGCCCCGCTTCCGAGACGCTGACGGAACTGTTCAACTACCACATCCCGCAGCGCTGGAGCATTGCTCACCTGTATCAGGCGATCTTGAATGGGGAAGAGCATGTGGCTGAGATCGGCTTCCAGACCACACTGGCCGGGTACATCCATTGGAAACTGACGGGACAAAAGGTGCTGGGCGTCGGAGAAGCATCCGGGGTCTTCCCGATTGATATCGCTACCAAGGACTATAACGCTGCCATGGTAAATCAGTTCAACGAGCTGATTGCTTCCCGTAATCTTCCATGGAAGCTGGAGGACATCCTGCCTCAGGTGCTGACAGCAGGTGCGAGCGCCGGCGTGCTTACGGAAGAAGGAGTCAAGCTGCTGGACGTGACCGGCGAACTGCAGGCCGGCATTCCGCTGTGTCCGCCGGAAGGCGATGCAGGGACCGGAATGGTCGCAACCAACAGTGTAGCGAAGCGCACAGGGAACGTATCCGCCGGGACCTCCGTATTCGCCATGGTGGTGCTGGAGAAGGAATTGTCCAAAGCCTATGGAGAGATCGACCTCGTGACGACCCCTACCGGTAACCTGGTAGCCATGGCTCACTCCAACAACTGCTCTTCCGACCTGAACGCATGGGTGGGTTTGTTCGAAGAATTCGGTAAGGCCATGGGTCTGAACACGGATATGAACAAGCTGTACGGCACGCTGTATAACCTTGCCCTTCAGGGAGATCCGGATTGCGGGGGCCTGCTGGCATACGGGTATCTCTCCGGTGAGCATATGACCCATTTCGAAGAAGGGCGTCCGCTGTTCGTGCGTTCCTCCGACAGCAACTTCAACCTGGCCAATTTCATGCGCGTCCACTTGTTTACCGCTCTTGGCGCACTGAAGATCGGCATGGACATTCTTCTGAAGGAAGAGAATGTCCAGCTCGATGAAATCCTGGGCCACGGCGGCTTGTTCAAGACGAAGGGCGTAGGACAGCGCATTATGGCTGCGGCGCTCAATACACCGGTTTCCGTGATGGAGACGGCCGGTGAGGGCGGAGCCTGGGGTATTGCCCTGCTGGCCTCCTATATGATCAACAAGTCGGAGAATGAAACGCTGGAAGCGTACCTGAGCCAGAAAGTCTTCGCAGGAGAGGCCGGCGAAACCATCTCCCCTGATCCGAAGGATGTCGAAGGCTTTGAAGTATTCATGGGGCGTTACAAGAGCGGGCTTGCTATCGAACGGGCGGCCGTAGAATATCTGAAATAA
- a CDS encoding helveticin J family class III bacteriocin, which translates to MFHIPSWSLNPKQLKVLICALLTLLLFGMSGMPAQAAAPEKTVNASATLAYNLKGLKHNVAVQKAYIASKYVYVTQRSQGTCYLSRLLISGNDATYVDEMTITNTGHCQTLDMYTYNGINYFYFSSKADASTSYYWSLQVARLQYAPGVTVDYTDLHRFTYMNYANTTGTRLGETYRVDGGGNSTHTLFRVQTAEGTVTWSMYDTAALNKLLDSNEQVRMDSAAAVSASVGSFTQSGSGIVRPNGSFQGLDLLGNTELYTSGGAEGETPQIAMMTNTGVYKTLVRITNVGTHEIEGVQTKDGNVYFTIVTDPVNKQNTQKIYYVPDSIF; encoded by the coding sequence ATGTTTCATATTCCATCGTGGAGTCTGAACCCCAAGCAGCTAAAAGTTCTTATCTGCGCTCTACTCACGCTGCTTCTATTTGGAATGTCCGGTATGCCGGCGCAAGCGGCAGCTCCGGAGAAAACGGTCAACGCTTCAGCGACACTTGCCTACAATCTCAAGGGACTCAAGCACAACGTGGCTGTCCAGAAAGCTTATATCGCTTCGAAGTATGTTTACGTCACTCAGCGGTCTCAGGGAACGTGCTATCTTTCCAGACTGCTCATTAGTGGAAACGACGCAACCTACGTGGATGAAATGACCATTACGAATACCGGCCACTGCCAGACCCTCGATATGTATACGTACAATGGCATCAATTACTTTTATTTCAGTTCCAAAGCGGATGCTTCGACCAGCTATTACTGGTCGCTCCAGGTAGCAAGGCTTCAATACGCTCCCGGCGTGACCGTCGATTATACGGATCTTCACCGGTTCACTTACATGAATTACGCCAACACGACCGGTACAAGACTGGGCGAAACCTACCGTGTGGACGGCGGCGGCAACAGTACCCACACTCTGTTTCGCGTCCAAACCGCGGAAGGAACGGTCACCTGGTCCATGTATGACACGGCGGCATTGAACAAGCTCCTGGACAGCAATGAACAGGTGCGTATGGACAGTGCGGCGGCGGTCAGCGCATCCGTGGGCAGCTTTACGCAGTCGGGCAGCGGGATCGTCAGACCGAACGGCTCGTTCCAAGGGCTGGATCTGCTCGGGAATACGGAGCTTTATACGTCGGGCGGCGCGGAAGGCGAGACCCCGCAGATTGCTATGATGACGAATACAGGAGTGTACAAAACGCTCGTGAGAATTACGAATGTGGGAACCCATGAAATCGAGGGGGTACAGACGAAAGACGGGAACGTTTATTTTACTATCGTTACAGACCCGGTGAACAAACAGAATACGCAGAAAATTTATTACGTTCCCGACAGCATTTTTTAA